The genomic DNA ATGGTAAACACAGAAATTGCACAGCCCAAGGTCCGTAAGAGTCCAATCACCACAGACATGGCATTTTGATTGGTGTCAAAGCCCAAATCTTTAATGATATCGGCTGCAAAAAAGGTGATGTTGAAGAGCCCTGACATGGGCAATAAACCCATGAGGCCGATGGCGATGCAAGCCGGTCGAATCGTGTCCCTTTCGACTAAGACAAAGTGGGACCGCTTTGTCTCCACAAACTCTTGGTAAGAGGCTTCATTTTCGGCTCGAATCTCGCAAATCTCGTTCCCCACATCAAACTCCTGTCCTCGATACCACACTAGAGCATTCCAGGCCTCATCGACGAGGCCTTTCTTCATGAGATATATGGGCGATTCGTGAGAGAAAGCTAAGAGGCCAAAAATCGTGAACGGTGTTGTAGCCCCAATGAAGGCCGTGTATCGCCAAGGAACGTATGATCCGATGATGTAGACTATGGGTACGCCTAATGTGGCGCAAATGGTGGCAAAGGTCATGAACACACCCCTGAATCTGACATGAGAGACTTCTGCGACGAACAGAATGGCGGGAGCCACGGCCAATGAATCGGCTAGGCCGTGAACGAAACGTCCGCTTAATAACATTTGGGAGTTTTGGGCGAACGTGACCATCATCCAACCACAGATACTGATAAAGCTGTAGAGTTGCAAGGAGCGTCTACGCCCAATGATATCACTGATGGGCCCACCCAAGCCACAACCGATGATGTAGCCTATCATGAGCGTGCTGGCTAGAACGAAAGAAATGGCGAGGTTGAAGGCATTTTTTAAGTAGTTTCGAGAAATGAAGTCAAGACTTGGACATTCCCAGTAAATGTAGTTATTTACTTTCAATCAGCTTTGcccctctttttttttgaaagaaacttATAGAAACAGCTATTTTGGCCAGATTTACTTTTGTGAGACATCTTCATTTCTTGatcaacttcaatcctcattGAAACACCACCTTGACTAGGACAACCAATTTTCCATtagttttgaatggaatgtttCTATGTAAGCATCATACGAGGTTCCTTCCCACTGACAAGTACGTTTTATTGCTATATTTTCGTTTCAGGTAACTAATGCACCAATCGTTTTCCACTAACTTTGCGTTGAACGAAGTAAAGTTGATTTTTGGAGCACCCTGTAAAAAGCTCTTGTTGCAAATGCTCACATCCTCCGAAACTGGTCAGTTTTTAACAACGTATTGATAAACAATTGAATAGAGAACCAATGTCCCCTTTAATTTGATAAAGAGACAATCAAATAACAACTGAAAACAAATTGGATTCATGCGCTCATATCCTTTGCGCTGTATCGATTGCTCCGCGAATCTTCCTTTATTAACTTACAAATAAGTTCCGGTTTGGTACGCCCTTGGACGGAGTCCCAAAATGGATCTTTAACCGGCCCCAAAGGTGTATATAATTTCTTGAACATTTCTCAGCGAGAGAACGAAAAGGCGATAAAGTAACCTCATAACTCTGTCAAAATTCTTGTTGGCATTTTCATTACAAGTTAAGAACAATTAACCTCGACGTGGGAGCAAGAAAAGCGAGGCAAATCAATTTCCTAAGGTAAGCAGTTCAAGGTGTGAATGTGATACAGAGCAATAAGTAACTTGGTTACACATTAACTTTGAACGTTGAACAGAAGTTTCATTGCAAGCTCTTCCTTTTGGACATGTGAGGCCAGATTTCGGTAAATTCATCTTTTCCCagatttgaaatgtaaaatgcACAAGCTATTGGTTCATTTTCTTACCAACCCAAGTAGCAGTGTCCATGCTAATGTCAAAATCATCGCGAAGTTGATCAAGCGTTGGAGAAGTGAATCCCATGGCGTATCCACCAGAGAGATGAAAGAGGTTTCCTGCCAACATCCCACAGATCTAAAACAATCGTTGTTGATTTCAATTGGTCAATGGCccttttttctcaatcaaaaagatgCTTACTTGAGTCCAAAGGGTCATCTTTGATGGTTCATGGTCATCGAATCTGTAATTTCATGTCAATAATTAGTGAACTTTGAGCACTTTGGCTGGTTTTGGTTTACCGAACGTCCAGGCAGTCGTCAGATGGCTTTGAAGGTGTGATGAGCTCACTTGTTGAATTCGCTTCAGCAAAGTTACGAGCTCTGTGAAACCTCTTGTGTTGTCTCAATCCCATGGTGAGAGCGATTGATCCATCAAAGCCGGCAAAATTTGTCACTGGCGTTTCTCCAGAATCATCTGTAAAAATGTACATTGGAGATGAAACGTTTGCTGGAACTAGGAATTCTCGAATGCATGGACGGGAACGAATGTAGCACATTTACTCtattgttaaaaaaagaaatcattttcaaatctaaaTATGGTTtatgattgttttgaaaaacgtTCTGAAAAAAGGTCATGTTCCAACatgaacttgaatttgaatgtaAATTTCTTTATCCTCGTTATTTTATTGGAGATCTTTATCTGAAAATCTGAAAACGAATTCCTTTCCAAAGCAGGTGtcacacatttgaaatatCCATTTGATATTACAAAATTGGAATcatgtttgtaaaaaaagatattgataATGCAGAACATGAATGAAGTTAGAGGTGAATGAAAGAGATTGAGGAATTTAAGCGTTCAAAAATTTGTAAACTGAACCAATATAGTTGACGACAAAACATTTTAATTGTAAACTGTAAATTAAAATGAGTAAATGTGAACTTTACCAAGAATCCAACATTTATAAAGTGAAATCTCGTTTTAAAAACTTCTGTAACAGGAACAATCCTGATCTAAGCACCACTTTCATAGAAGCGATTTTTGGCTCTGAATTAGTTTATTAATTTGTTTATAAACACCAACCCAATATCCAACATCTGCATATACAACAGCAACCCTTTTTGGGGTGAAatgtattggatttttttaaaacaaatttgtgtCTTCCtggttaaaaaaatcaaggaaaattttgagattttgaatttcatccGGAGCttcaattttaaaaagtaCTTGAACAATCCGACACttcaagatattgaaaaaaaaaaaccttatgTTGCAGGATCAATATTGCTTATTGCACTCATTAAAGTCATAAGTCATTCATTACTACTGCAAACTGACAAATATGGCAAACTGAAAGTCTGTTCGTTGTTCTCAAATCTGATTTCAGGGCTccaaatgaaaacgaaaatgaagcaaattgcatgaaaatgaaatacttttgattcatcaatgtgatgaaaaattACATGTTGTGAACTGTTCTTGAGAAGGGAATCATTGattctcttttgttttctatACCAATGCTCAACAAAATACAGTTCTTTGTTGGGTCAAGTATAGTTCACGTTTTCTTGAGGGATTCACACGTGGACCCATTTCATCGTTTCACTCTGTATGTTAAAACATGGGCCATAGTACTAAAGCTGTCAACCAAAGCCTGCGTCAAAGATGGACTGCAGTTGACATGCCtaataggaaaaaaaaaaaccgaacgTCATCAAATTGGAGACAACAATTTCCAAGTGCCTCAACATTCAATTCAAGCCGTCAGTTCCAATTGCCCACTCCACTCTCGATTTCAActaccaaacaaaaaaatgctgaCCATGGGCTTCAAAAGATTAGCCGTAAATCATGTTGATGCAAAGTGCACTTAGGGATGATGAATGGCGATAACATGGTTAGACACGATGAATAAGTTTTAGAACTAGTGATCGTGTtgcgttctttctttctctccgaTCACTTTGCATAATTTCATTGCCGCCATTTCTGGGGTTTAAAATATCATTCAACACATTTGATGTCTAGGATTCCAGAACCGGGATACACATAAATGAAATGGAAgtactttcattttcttaaaatgcaaattttaaAGAATATTccatgcttttcaaaaatggaaatattaGTAAAAAACAAATCGACGACAGATTTTATTTAATTTCCTCTTTAAAAATCTTGGTAAACAACTATCAAAAGCTCCATTGCATTGAATAATTacaaaatcaactacatttgtATCCGTTTCAAATGATGtgcaaaataaattttcaaatgaagtgcaaaattaattttcaaatgaagtgcaaataattaattttcaaatgaagtgcaaaattaattttcaaatgaagtgcaaaatcaattttcaaatgatgtgcaaattaattttcaatgaaactgCTCATCACTAAGCATCACTTTAAGCCGAAAGAGACGGTTAGCAATAAGTTTGTGAAGACTTGAACTCTCATCGTTTTCGGCTGCGTCACGAGGAACTCGATTGCAAAAACATGAAGCTACGGCTAGCTAAAAGAGGGTTGGATATTCAGGGGAAGGGGAAACTTCACATTTCTATCTTCAATTTAAAGCACCCCATTCACGAGCCAATTTTTACAAAATGAGGGCACATTCTCATATGACTTACCCATTGCATCGAAACTTGGTTGAATATTCGAGAAAAAGTCGATGGAGCGACGCAACAAGTGTGTGTTTCCAAGAGCTGAAGCCTTTATACTAATGTCCTTTCGGTCTTTGTTGCCAACGACCGAACTAACCTTTCTAAATAGAAGAAAAGGATAGATAATGTTCAAGAAAAGAGGCtcgcttttcttttcaattagAGTCTGCTTATGTTAGTATTTAACGCATACTGGGGAATCTCACCGTACGCTTTCTGATACTGCAATTATTGTACTGGTACAAATATATGAAGTCAGCATTAAACCAGCTATTTATGAAATCCTTTGTCTTAGTATGGCTATATCGTAGGCTGCTCTCATGTTGATATCAGGCGAGAGGATCAGACAATCGGCTTGTCGGTGACATGCCAAAAACAGTAAGTGTTTTTTTAACAATACGATGTTTTTCCAATCTGCTATTTTCCATCCCAACATCCCATTAAGGTGAATCAAGTGCCCACAAAATAAACTTCAGGGCATCTTCACACGAAAGATGATAAAGAGTCACTAGCAACTCAACtaatgttttcaaatcattcacATGAACTGAGTAACATTAAACTTAGTCGTCGGGATTCCTTTGGTTTAAAAAATACCAACACATTGGTACGATTTAGTTTCGGTATTTTTCCATAAAATCTCGAACTGATAGTGAAGTAAAAGTAAGGAAAAAGTAGAACCGCCAAGTTTTGGGTGTTTTTCTAATTTTCTCCAATAAAAATTGTTCTGGGGTGACAAACTtcaaagtatccatgagctttgtccacCCAGGGTTAGGGTCAATCTAGTGACCGtaaggcttaatgtgcgttttgagagcacctcaagccctcgagaatccaggctagttcgaacaatgaatgtcacatctcttctttcttggctcttcattgtttaaattgcttccctctaatatcgttagaatacgtaggcctgttatccggttgcatctttcaagtcagttGGACAAGTTTTAGATAGcatccagatcaaccctattcaaggattagctcggtctgccactcaaattcgtttggtagacaaatatcatataatAGGTAATAATAGACGAATTAATAAatcttcattttaatagtactgaggattacatttCCCTGTAGGCTtgaaagcccgtgaaaaaccaaacaaaaaaaaaaaactgtttggcACTTTTTGTGGAGAAGCACGTGCTTTAACAGGCTTGTGATCCGTTCATCTGGAATAATAGTAGAGGAACAGAGCCCAGATTTTAAAgcaaggagtgaatcttagatcgagaaaagatccaactcatCTAATATACGTAGTACGACCTTTtccgatctaagattcactcgtGCGCTTTAAAAACCTGAGCTCAGGAGTTGTGCAAAATACTCGGAATACACCTTCCAGTAAGACTTTGGATGgaactttcaaacaaattatttGGAGCCTTCAAATCAACGATTTGCCTTTCAACAGTTCTTAGCATCTGCATCTCTTGTAGATCCCAAGAGAGCACCTTTGATTCGCAGTGGACTCACTTGTCCTTCAAAAATACTCTGTTGCTTGCCGCTAATCCTCAAAATTCGAACCTCAAACACACACGGAAGTAAACAAACCAGAATTAGTTCCACCGGGAGCTTGTCGGAATCCAGCTTAAGGACGGGTTAATGTCTATACATCTTTACCGACGGCTCAGATTTCTTAGTATCAAACAGATGGGAGCATAGGCTGTCCTTTTAGAGACTTGAGCCTACACCTAACTTATTCAGAGAATACAATTGAAGAAGTATTCTAAAGaagcgtttaaaaaaagattgcaaAAAGCCACATGGCTCCTCTTAATACATGATTGTAATAGCAATGATGATAATATGAGCCTCTAAAGAAGATGACGCTGCATGTATGTGTCTGCTAATAGCttacagatttttttttgtgttagAAGTGCCCTTATTTCTTTCaagaattttgacatttttctctaTTTCCAACTTTGtataaatttggcaaaagcttTGCTCCActtacttttcaatttcaatactGGCCCATTAAAACCTTAAACAATATTTAAAACCTAAGCATAACCCATAGAAGGAACTGACTTGCAAAAATCATTTCCATTAATTTATCTTAAAGTTGTGAATGATCATTAGTTACATAGTAAGATAAGCAGGTATGATATTATTTTCATGCTAAGTTTAAtcttttaaaaccattttaaATAACTGTTCTAAGAATGATATTTAAAATATAGCAATGGTATATGTAATCCAATTTCTATTTAAATAATTGGATTTACATTtatcaaacacatttttccttgcaaatAAAGCACAACGTCCCTCCTCATCTGTGGTGATTTTTTCTCTGCTTTAACTTTTGGTTTTCCATTGAGTTAAACACAGGGCTagaaccgttaccgaaaaaagtgACGCGTTAacgttatttttgttttagaaaaaCTGCCGCGTTGCCGACACAgttactttgaaaaaaaaagatagtcctaaaaatgaaaaaattttttttttcattttttatatttagaaaatatgaagtgaaaacaaatgacgaatataCGGGGGTAAAAGGTGAAGAATGTTGGAAGATCAAAATTTATTCGTTTtgacaagcatttttttcatcctaATTTTCATGATTTAAATTGTTAACATTAGGCAAATATTCCACGGGTTTGAGGAAAGAAAATCAGGGTAAAATTTTGAGGCTAACGTACAGATTTCCGTCATGGCCAACTAGCAGTGTCacagaaaaagcaaattgataACCATGTCGCAACCAACGTGAGTTTGATAATCACGTAACCATTGaatggtatgtgcttcaaaccagaCATGTAAacatacttaaaatgactttaaactgTCTTTAAACTACAAAAACTGAAAAGGGCTAGTtgggttttcttgataaagcaagaatttggtCTAAACACGATCAGTCTATACTTTTTTGATAATGATATTATTCgtaagaaaattgtttcagacccatcttgatcaaatttcaagtaatttggtggaaacttgttatgaaactatggttctcactctgggaatgacCCTCAATGcaaagtagacatactgtagctctgaaCTACAAATTGTTCTTTAACTCATTTGGATCCTTCATAATCAGGGATAATATATCTTAAGCGATATGACACCTGTTTAATATGACTAtgttggatgcttttgcaaaaaaaaataattttttggagttcaaagttcaaattgaaatctagtgtacTGGACTTTGCTATTACTTTGGTGCCCCTTAAATTAATGCCTGCTTTTTattgcaaacttcctaataagtagaaatttaaactctactaagAGATAAGTCAGATaattttgagccagtttttaatttcactgatttgaaacaatttgatGTTGTTTGAATTAAtatgatgttcatgggtatttcatttaatcttctgattttcaaaattattttcagaaatattagtatatggacggagttgaatatcaaggagatcattatttaatcaaaaacacttaaatgtactatttagtatggataatcttgttttattgatactagagtggactgtcttgattcaacgcaatggtcGAAGTTGAaggtcaggggaaagccgtgtcgtttcctctctttagagtccctagTTCGgtctcgagtccgagtgcactcgagtcttttactcaattttggagacATTGGCCGAACTCGAGTCGGGCTcgtcagaaaaaaaatatgtttttattttcaaagttcGTCTAGAAACGGACTTTATCTCGTCATAAATTATTCCTGTAAGAAAAGCAACCCTTGAAATATGATTTCATTCGCCTTTTAAGGCTTTGTAAAAAAGACGAGCCTTCTCATGCATCTAGAGTCCAGTCAAAGCACAAGTCTTTAGCCGGATTCAGGTCTTGCAAAAGGTCAGGAAATCGTAGGACACAGACGCGTCGCCAACGGATTAGAATTCTAGAATCCATCGCACAGACAAAGAAGGAATGGTGTCATCGAAAAACACATGGTGGAGAGGTGGAGGAATTTTAGTTCTAAAACGCACCTGGTGGACCTAATGAATATGTCACTAAACTATGAGGAAGACCTCATCCACAGaataaagatgttttactatcTCGACCCTTTGAGTGGTAAATATACAACAATaaagaaaaagcttttgaccAAATAACTTGCACCAAACGCTTGACAGGCTGACGTTATATATAGTGACCGGAACTTAAACCAAACATTTGTGAAAAGGGACTCAGATTTGCTCTGGATCCGAGAGTGGTCTACTTTACATATATCTAGACCGCCATGAT from Tigriopus californicus strain San Diego chromosome 1, Tcal_SD_v2.1, whole genome shotgun sequence includes the following:
- the LOC131885086 gene encoding facilitated trehalose transporter Tret1-like, which encodes MGLRQHKRFHRARNFAEANSTSELITPSKPSDDCLDVRFDDHEPSKMTLWTQICGMLAGNLFHLSGGYAMGFTSPTLDQLRDDFDISMDTATWVASTLMIGYIIGCGLGGPISDIIGRRRSLQLYSFISICGWMMVTFAQNSQMLLSGRFVHGLADSLAVAPAILFVAEVSHVRFRGVFMTFATICATLGVPIVYIIGSYVPWRYTAFIGATTPFTIFGLLAFSHESPIYLMKKGLVDEAWNALVWYRGQEFDVGNEICEIRAENEASYQEFVETKRSHFVLVERDTIRPACIAIGLMGLLPMSGLFNITFFAADIIKDLGFDTNQNAMSVVIGLLRTLGCAISVFTIQKYGRRRCMLVSAVWVTLSMSVATLGVVYQEHFQQTENTVLNEALNLTIVGGLFSFMFSVGMGMNPVPWILLGEWFTPVNRAFINSCGTALFFGSCLITIQVSEFLQNQVGMSGVLFSYSIWSTIFTAIAFMWVPETFGGLYHATIPLLNEVVVDDDDDESIQLSEDV